A window from Agrobacterium tumefaciens encodes these proteins:
- a CDS encoding DJ-1/PfpI family protein — MPKKILMITGDFAEDYETMVPFQTLAAVGHTVHAVCPGKKAGQTIATAIHDFEGDQTYSEKRGHNFALNATFADIKAADYDALVIPGGRAPEYLRLNPDVLAAVKHFFEADKPVAAVCHGAQLLAAAGVLKGRTCSAYPACRPEVEQAGGTYADIAIDAALTDGKLVTAPAWPAHPAWLSQFMAVLGK; from the coding sequence ATGCCGAAGAAGATTTTGATGATCACCGGCGATTTCGCCGAGGACTATGAGACCATGGTGCCGTTCCAGACCTTGGCTGCGGTCGGCCACACGGTGCATGCCGTCTGCCCCGGCAAGAAGGCGGGCCAGACCATCGCCACGGCCATCCACGATTTCGAAGGCGACCAGACCTATTCGGAAAAGCGCGGCCACAATTTCGCGCTCAACGCCACCTTCGCTGATATCAAGGCGGCGGATTACGATGCGCTGGTCATTCCGGGCGGCCGCGCGCCGGAATATCTCCGCCTTAATCCGGACGTGCTGGCGGCGGTGAAACACTTTTTCGAGGCCGACAAGCCGGTGGCGGCCGTCTGCCACGGTGCGCAATTGCTGGCGGCCGCCGGTGTGCTCAAGGGCCGCACCTGCTCGGCCTATCCCGCCTGCCGCCCCGAGGTGGAGCAGGCGGGCGGCACCTATGCCGATATCGCCATCGATGCCGCCCTCACCGACGGCAAGCTGGTGACGGCGCCCGCATGGCCGGCGCATCCGGCCTGGCTTTCGCAATTCATGGCGGTGCTCGGCAAATAA
- a CDS encoding ABC transporter ATP-binding protein: MSAPLLTVDNLRVSFPTRTGLVEAVRGVSFTLGRERLGIVGESGSGKSQTGRAIMGLTPKSARIEADTLRFGDIDLLKASAKERRIMRGKRMAMILQDPKYSLNPVMTIGRQIMETLRTHENISSSEARQRTLAMLEAVQIRDPERVFDLYPHEVSGGMGQRVMIAMMLVCGPELLIADEPTSALDVTVQLEVLDILDKLVRDRGMGLIFVSHDLRLVSSFCDRVLVMYAGKVVEELSSANLKEAKHPYTQGLLNCLPQIGGHRHPLPVLERKPEWRA; this comes from the coding sequence ATGAGCGCGCCGCTTCTGACCGTAGATAATCTCCGTGTGTCCTTCCCCACCCGCACCGGGCTGGTGGAAGCGGTGCGCGGCGTGTCCTTCACGCTTGGGCGCGAGCGCCTCGGCATCGTGGGCGAATCCGGCTCCGGCAAGTCGCAGACCGGCCGCGCCATCATGGGGCTGACGCCGAAAAGCGCGCGCATCGAGGCTGATACCCTGCGTTTCGGTGATATCGATCTGCTAAAGGCTTCCGCAAAAGAGCGGCGGATCATGCGCGGCAAGCGCATGGCGATGATCCTGCAGGACCCGAAATATTCGCTGAACCCGGTCATGACTATCGGCCGCCAGATCATGGAAACCCTGCGGACGCATGAGAATATCAGCTCAAGCGAAGCGCGCCAGCGCACGCTTGCGATGCTCGAAGCCGTGCAGATCCGTGACCCCGAGCGCGTCTTCGATCTTTATCCGCACGAGGTTTCCGGCGGCATGGGTCAGCGTGTCATGATCGCCATGATGCTGGTCTGCGGTCCGGAGCTTCTGATCGCCGACGAACCAACCTCGGCGCTCGATGTGACGGTGCAGCTGGAAGTGCTCGACATTCTCGACAAGCTGGTGCGCGACCGTGGCATGGGGCTGATCTTCGTCAGCCATGATCTGAGACTCGTCTCCTCCTTCTGCGACCGTGTTCTGGTCATGTATGCCGGCAAGGTGGTGGAGGAACTGTCTTCCGCCAATCTGAAGGAAGCGAAGCACCCCTATACGCAGGGCCTGTTGAACTGCCTGCCGCAGATCGGCGGCCACCGGCATCCGCTGCCCGTTCTGGAACGCAAGCCGGAGTGGCGCGCATGA
- a CDS encoding LysR family transcriptional regulator, translated as MQLRALMYFDELVRTNSMRAAAENLNVAPTAVSRQIENLEYYFGSPLVERSSRGVKLTAAGELLAARAGKTLRELDHVHQLIDDLKGLQRGRVTVYANGATVANLLAPVLAQFSLKFPKLRFEVHITSARQAMEALGAAEADLVVSLFAPKVSGVKVRSRTRISYDVIFPAGHALAAQPEVSLKELAGLPLALPDKSFAARQAFDALFADAGIELDPVFITSSLEMLKELVLGHAAATLLPALSVAREIRSGQMVAVPLSGKKGIHTQIDLCVAPDRQLSFAASKLADFIERFMREATAG; from the coding sequence ATGCAACTGCGCGCCTTGATGTATTTCGACGAACTCGTCCGCACCAATTCCATGCGCGCCGCGGCGGAAAACCTGAATGTCGCACCAACGGCGGTCAGCCGTCAGATCGAGAACCTCGAATATTATTTTGGCTCGCCGCTTGTGGAGCGCTCCAGCCGGGGCGTGAAGCTGACCGCTGCGGGAGAGCTGCTCGCCGCACGCGCTGGCAAGACGTTGCGGGAACTCGACCATGTGCACCAGCTGATCGACGATCTCAAAGGCCTGCAGCGCGGCCGGGTCACGGTCTATGCCAATGGCGCGACGGTGGCGAACCTTCTGGCGCCGGTGCTGGCGCAGTTCAGCCTGAAATTCCCAAAATTGCGGTTCGAGGTGCATATTACCAGCGCCCGGCAGGCGATGGAGGCGCTGGGTGCGGCGGAAGCAGACCTCGTCGTCAGCCTGTTCGCGCCGAAGGTTTCCGGCGTGAAGGTGCGCTCGCGCACCCGCATCAGCTATGATGTCATCTTCCCCGCCGGCCACGCGCTCGCCGCCCAGCCGGAAGTTTCGCTGAAGGAACTGGCTGGCTTGCCGCTTGCCCTGCCGGACAAGAGTTTTGCGGCGCGGCAGGCCTTCGATGCGCTGTTTGCCGATGCCGGCATCGAGCTCGATCCCGTCTTCATCACCAGTTCGCTGGAGATGTTGAAGGAGCTGGTGCTCGGCCATGCCGCTGCCACGCTGCTGCCGGCGCTTTCGGTGGCGCGCGAAATTCGCAGCGGCCAGATGGTCGCCGTTCCGCTTTCCGGCAAGAAGGGCATCCACACCCAGATCGATCTCTGTGTTGCTCCCGACCGGCAGCTTTCTTTCGCCGCCTCCAAGCTTGCCGATTTCATCGAGCGTTTCATGCGTGAGGCGACGGCGGGGTAG
- a CDS encoding ABC transporter permease yields MMRFIRRRPAFVVGIAVTSFLVAVALLSLVWTPLSPTKIQIVQKLKSPLVYGGLGTDHFGRDVLSMLMAGAWNSLSTAIAAVAIGAFIGTTIGVAVAALRGFTETVIMRICDIIFAVPPILSAMMLGAFIGTGRFTAIIAIATFMVPVFARLTLGAALQIWAREYITAATSIGQNRAKITLFHIVPNISNQIIVQVTIQLGLAILTEAGLSFLGLGMPPPAATWGRMLADAQTYLGAAPWLAIMPGLAIALAVFGLNLLGDGLRDLLDPRDTS; encoded by the coding sequence ATGATGCGATTTATCCGCCGCCGCCCGGCCTTCGTTGTCGGCATCGCCGTCACCAGCTTTCTCGTCGCCGTCGCTTTGCTGTCGCTGGTCTGGACGCCGCTTTCGCCAACCAAGATACAGATCGTCCAGAAGCTGAAATCGCCCTTGGTTTATGGCGGTCTCGGCACGGATCATTTCGGCCGCGATGTGCTCTCCATGCTGATGGCCGGTGCGTGGAACTCGCTCTCCACCGCCATTGCCGCCGTCGCCATCGGCGCCTTTATCGGCACGACGATCGGTGTTGCGGTCGCAGCCCTGCGCGGCTTTACCGAAACCGTGATCATGCGCATCTGCGACATCATCTTCGCCGTGCCGCCGATCCTCTCGGCCATGATGCTCGGCGCCTTCATCGGCACGGGGCGCTTTACCGCCATCATCGCCATCGCCACCTTCATGGTGCCGGTCTTCGCGCGGCTGACGCTGGGTGCCGCGCTGCAGATATGGGCGCGGGAGTATATCACCGCCGCCACCAGCATCGGCCAGAACCGCGCCAAGATCACGCTTTTTCATATCGTGCCGAATATCTCCAACCAGATCATCGTGCAGGTGACGATCCAGCTCGGTCTTGCAATATTGACGGAAGCAGGCCTTTCCTTCCTCGGTCTCGGCATGCCGCCGCCCGCCGCTACCTGGGGGCGGATGCTGGCGGATGCCCAGACCTATCTCGGTGCGGCCCCCTGGCTTGCCATCATGCCGGGCCTTGCCATTGCGCTCGCCGTCTTCGGCCTCAATCTTCTCGGCGACGGCCTGCGCGATCTGCTTGACCCGCGCGATACCAGCTGA
- a CDS encoding ABC transporter permease produces the protein MTISTDTLRPYSREWLLSDRPASRKQARLGRAYVIWRRFSENRLALLGLAIIIALLFVALFADVLAPHNPVQGDLRNARLLPPGTEGYLLGTDDQGRDILSRLIHGSRLTLFVVLLVAIIAAPIGLIVGTVSGYAGGWVDAILMRITDIFLAFPKLVLALALVAALGPGIENAVLAIAVTSWPPYARIARAETMTFRNSDFIAAVKLMGASPFRIVLKHVMPLCLSSLIVRVTLDMAGIILTAAGLGFLGLGAQPPLPEWGAMIASGRRFILDQWWVAAMPGIAILIVSLGFNLLGDGLRDALDPKEANQ, from the coding sequence ATGACAATTTCGACCGATACACTCAGACCCTATAGCCGTGAGTGGCTGCTCTCCGACCGGCCGGCCTCGCGCAAACAGGCGCGCCTTGGCCGTGCCTATGTCATCTGGCGGCGGTTTTCGGAAAACCGGCTGGCACTGCTTGGGCTCGCCATCATCATCGCGCTGCTGTTCGTCGCGCTGTTTGCCGATGTGCTGGCACCGCATAACCCGGTGCAGGGTGACCTGCGCAATGCTCGGCTCCTGCCACCCGGCACGGAAGGCTACCTGCTCGGCACCGATGATCAGGGGCGCGATATTCTCTCGCGCCTCATTCACGGTTCGCGGCTCACTTTGTTCGTGGTGTTGCTGGTGGCCATCATCGCCGCACCCATAGGGCTCATCGTCGGTACCGTCTCGGGTTATGCCGGTGGCTGGGTCGATGCCATTCTGATGCGCATCACCGATATCTTTCTTGCCTTTCCGAAACTTGTTCTGGCGTTGGCGCTGGTGGCGGCGCTCGGGCCGGGCATCGAAAATGCGGTGCTGGCCATTGCGGTGACCTCGTGGCCACCCTATGCGCGCATCGCCCGTGCTGAAACCATGACCTTCCGCAATTCCGATTTCATCGCCGCGGTGAAGCTCATGGGGGCATCGCCGTTCCGCATCGTGCTGAAGCACGTCATGCCGCTCTGCCTGTCATCGCTCATCGTGCGTGTGACGCTGGATATGGCCGGCATCATCCTCACCGCCGCCGGCCTCGGCTTCCTCGGTCTCGGCGCACAGCCGCCGCTGCCGGAATGGGGCGCGATGATCGCCTCGGGCCGCCGTTTCATTCTCGATCAATGGTGGGTTGCGGCCATGCCGGGTATCGCGATCCTGATCGTCAGCCTTGGTTTCAACCTGCTGGGCGATGGCCTGCGCGATGCGCTGGATCCCAAGGAGGCGAACCAATGA
- a CDS encoding amidase, with the protein MTDLIDLNTLEILALYREKKLSPSEYWQAVEARIEAFEPIVNALYAYDPEDARRQAAASTQRWHSGETLGALDGLPVSLKELIATKGHPVPLGTKAVELVPALEDAPVAARCREDGAILYAKTTCPDYGMLSSGLSSFHKLSRNPWDPTQNPGGSSAGAASAGAAGYGTLHIGTDIGGSVRLPAGWTGLFGFKPSQGRIPVDPYYTGRCAGPMTRTVADAAYAMATLSRPDWRDGTSLPPNAIDWMNLDIDVKGLKIGLMLDAGCGLPLNEEVRDAVVAAAKLFEAAGAIIIPVEPVLTRDMLDGLDDFWRAKFWGDMAALSADRRAAILPYIHEWAEKGADVSGARAVFGFNQTMEMRKVCGRLMQSVDVVISPVNPIVSYPADWASPTNDPERPFEHIAFTVPWNMSEQPASSINCGFSTSGMPIGLQIVGPRYEDLFVLRLSKAFESWGGGVRRWPEPPQRR; encoded by the coding sequence ATGACCGATCTCATAGACCTCAACACGCTCGAAATCCTGGCGCTCTACCGGGAAAAGAAGCTGTCGCCCTCGGAATACTGGCAGGCGGTGGAAGCGCGGATCGAGGCTTTCGAGCCTATCGTGAATGCGCTTTACGCCTATGACCCGGAAGATGCCCGCAGGCAGGCGGCAGCCTCGACGCAGCGCTGGCACAGCGGCGAAACGCTCGGTGCGCTTGATGGACTTCCCGTCTCGCTGAAAGAACTCATCGCAACGAAAGGCCATCCCGTGCCGCTTGGCACAAAGGCGGTGGAACTGGTGCCGGCGCTGGAGGACGCACCGGTGGCTGCCCGCTGCCGCGAAGACGGCGCGATCCTCTATGCCAAGACGACCTGCCCGGATTACGGCATGCTCTCTTCCGGCCTCTCCAGCTTCCACAAGCTTAGCCGCAACCCTTGGGATCCGACCCAGAACCCCGGCGGCTCCAGTGCCGGTGCGGCCTCGGCGGGTGCCGCGGGTTATGGCACGCTGCATATCGGCACGGATATTGGCGGCTCGGTGCGGCTGCCGGCCGGGTGGACCGGGCTGTTCGGTTTCAAGCCAAGTCAGGGTCGCATACCCGTCGATCCCTATTATACCGGCCGCTGCGCCGGGCCGATGACCCGCACCGTCGCGGATGCCGCTTATGCCATGGCAACGCTCTCCCGCCCGGACTGGCGCGACGGCACATCGCTGCCGCCAAACGCCATCGACTGGATGAATCTCGATATCGATGTGAAGGGCTTGAAAATCGGCCTGATGCTGGATGCCGGCTGCGGCCTACCGCTCAATGAAGAGGTGCGCGACGCAGTGGTGGCGGCAGCCAAGCTGTTCGAGGCGGCAGGCGCCATCATCATCCCGGTCGAGCCCGTGCTGACGCGGGATATGCTGGATGGGCTGGATGATTTCTGGCGCGCGAAATTCTGGGGCGACATGGCGGCGCTGAGCGCGGATCGCCGTGCTGCGATCCTTCCCTATATTCACGAATGGGCGGAAAAGGGCGCTGATGTCTCCGGCGCGCGTGCCGTTTTCGGTTTCAACCAGACCATGGAAATGCGTAAGGTTTGCGGACGGTTGATGCAATCGGTTGATGTGGTGATTTCGCCCGTCAATCCCATCGTTTCCTACCCCGCAGATTGGGCCTCGCCCACCAACGACCCCGAGCGGCCCTTCGAACATATTGCCTTCACCGTGCCGTGGAACATGTCGGAACAGCCGGCATCCTCGATCAATTGCGGCTTCTCGACATCCGGAATGCCCATCGGGTTGCAGATCGTCGGCCCACGTTATGAGGACCTGTTTGTGCTCCGGCTTTCGAAGGCCTTCGAGAGCTGGGGCGGTGGTGTGCGGCGCTGGCCGGAGCCGCCACAGCGTCGCTGA
- a CDS encoding ABC transporter substrate-binding protein, which yields MPRIYLSQAARLSRRAALTLALGTALWLPLSIAEAQAAPKTALTLGMTVEPTGLDPTIAAPVAIGQVTWQNIFEGLVTIDSKGKVKPQLAESWEISPDGKSYTFKLRKGVTFHDGEAFDSAVAKFSLDRARGEASVNPQKRFFAAIDSIETPDADTLVLKLKQPAGSLIYWLGWPASVMVAPKSADNNRTAPVGTGPFKFVSWAKGDKVELEKNAAYWDKAVAVKLDKATFRFVADPQAQAAALKSGDIDAFPEFGAPELMTSFDGDKRLGTFVGNTELKVVAGMNNARKPFSDKRVRQALMMAVDRGTVIEGAWSGYGTAIGSHYTPNDRGYVDTTGVYPFDIDKAKALLAEAGYADGFSFTIKAPQMAYAQRTSQILQAMLAEIGVTMTIETTEFPAKWVADVLKGADYDMTIVAHAEPMDIDIYARDPYYFNYKNPAFNEVIANVEKTADAGKQEKLYGDAQKILAEDVPALFLFVMPKLGVWDRKVKGLWENEPIPSNVLTEVHWEE from the coding sequence ATGCCACGCATTTATCTTTCGCAGGCGGCAAGGCTTTCCCGCCGTGCCGCGCTGACGCTCGCACTGGGCACGGCGCTCTGGCTGCCGCTTTCGATTGCGGAGGCGCAAGCCGCGCCGAAAACCGCCCTGACGCTCGGCATGACGGTGGAGCCGACCGGTCTCGATCCGACCATTGCCGCCCCCGTCGCGATCGGTCAGGTCACCTGGCAGAATATTTTCGAAGGTCTCGTCACCATCGACAGCAAGGGCAAGGTGAAGCCGCAGCTTGCCGAAAGCTGGGAGATTTCGCCTGACGGCAAGAGCTACACCTTCAAGCTGCGCAAGGGTGTGACCTTCCATGACGGCGAGGCGTTCGATTCCGCCGTCGCGAAGTTTTCGCTGGACCGGGCGCGCGGAGAAGCTTCCGTCAACCCGCAGAAGCGCTTCTTTGCGGCAATCGACAGCATCGAGACGCCGGACGCGGACACGCTGGTGCTGAAACTGAAGCAGCCCGCCGGCAGCCTCATCTACTGGCTCGGCTGGCCAGCCTCCGTCATGGTCGCGCCGAAGAGCGCTGACAATAATCGCACCGCGCCCGTCGGCACCGGCCCGTTCAAATTCGTCAGCTGGGCGAAGGGCGACAAGGTGGAGCTGGAAAAGAACGCCGCCTATTGGGACAAGGCCGTGGCGGTAAAGCTCGACAAGGCGACCTTCCGCTTCGTCGCCGATCCGCAGGCGCAGGCGGCGGCGCTGAAATCAGGCGATATCGATGCCTTCCCGGAATTCGGCGCGCCGGAACTGATGACCTCCTTTGACGGCGATAAGCGCCTCGGCACCTTTGTCGGCAATACCGAGCTGAAGGTCGTGGCCGGCATGAACAATGCCCGCAAACCCTTCAGCGACAAGCGTGTGCGCCAGGCGCTGATGATGGCGGTGGATCGCGGCACGGTCATCGAAGGCGCCTGGTCCGGTTACGGCACGGCCATCGGCAGCCACTATACGCCGAATGACCGCGGATACGTCGATACGACTGGCGTCTACCCCTTCGATATAGACAAGGCCAAGGCGCTGCTTGCGGAAGCGGGATATGCCGATGGTTTCAGCTTCACCATCAAAGCCCCGCAAATGGCCTATGCCCAGCGCACCTCGCAAATCCTGCAGGCGATGCTGGCCGAAATCGGTGTCACCATGACCATCGAGACTACCGAGTTTCCGGCCAAATGGGTGGCGGATGTCCTGAAGGGCGCGGATTACGACATGACCATCGTTGCCCATGCCGAGCCGATGGATATCGATATCTATGCCCGCGATCCGTACTACTTCAACTACAAGAACCCGGCCTTCAACGAGGTCATCGCCAATGTGGAAAAGACGGCGGATGCCGGCAAGCAAGAGAAGCTCTATGGTGACGCCCAGAAAATCCTAGCCGAAGATGTGCCGGCGCTGTTCCTGTTCGTGATGCCCAAACTTGGCGTATGGGACAGGAAGGTGAAGGGGCTGTGGGAAAACGAGCCTATTCCCTCCAATGTGCTGACGGAAGTGCATTGGGAAGAGTAG
- a CDS encoding ribbon-helix-helix domain-containing protein codes for MCKLFIKADPTLWESHTRSLRIDGMVTSVRLENFFWTTLDEIARRDGMNSVQLIAKLYNESIDAGHDLGNFTSFLRVCCGRYLALQLSGDIPARTDIPIAALDADSILDAEKVNYH; via the coding sequence ATGTGCAAGCTTTTCATCAAAGCAGACCCGACACTCTGGGAAAGCCATACACGGTCGCTCAGGATCGATGGCATGGTGACCAGTGTGCGGCTTGAAAATTTCTTCTGGACGACACTGGACGAGATCGCGCGCCGCGACGGCATGAACAGCGTTCAGCTGATCGCCAAGCTTTATAATGAATCGATCGATGCCGGGCACGATCTCGGCAACTTCACCTCGTTCCTGCGGGTCTGCTGCGGGCGTTATCTTGCGCTTCAACTCTCCGGCGATATTCCGGCACGGACAGATATTCCGATTGCGGCGCTGGATGCGGACAGCATTCTCGATGCGGAGAAGGTGAATTACCACTAG
- a CDS encoding ABC transporter ATP-binding protein, producing the protein MSTVLSIRDMVVDFDGYIALDSVSVDVAEGESFGIVGESGSGKSTLLRAIAGLNHFDEGSLMVAGRSYSSKHRDKSFYSDVQMVFQDPYGSLHPRQTVDALLLEPLVIHGLDNREQRIARALDEVGLGSGFRFRYSHQLSGGQRQRIAIARALIVEPKILLLDEPTSALDASIQAEILNLLEQARKDRNLTFVMVSHDLGVISHMCDRLAVMKSGKVVEMLEAEALESREFSADYTRQLLVASEGFKRA; encoded by the coding sequence ATGAGCACAGTTCTTTCTATCAGAGACATGGTGGTGGATTTCGACGGTTACATCGCGCTCGACAGCGTCAGCGTCGATGTCGCCGAGGGCGAATCCTTCGGCATCGTCGGCGAATCCGGTTCCGGCAAATCCACCCTGCTGCGCGCCATTGCCGGCCTCAACCATTTCGATGAAGGTTCGCTGATGGTGGCGGGGCGCTCCTATTCCAGCAAGCACCGCGACAAGAGCTTTTATAGCGACGTGCAGATGGTGTTTCAGGACCCCTATGGCTCGTTGCACCCCCGCCAGACGGTGGATGCGCTGCTGCTCGAACCGCTCGTCATCCATGGTCTCGACAATCGCGAGCAGCGTATCGCCCGCGCCCTGGACGAGGTGGGCCTCGGCTCCGGTTTCCGTTTCCGCTATTCGCACCAGCTTTCCGGCGGCCAGCGGCAACGCATCGCCATTGCCCGCGCGCTGATCGTCGAGCCGAAAATCCTGTTGCTGGATGAGCCGACTTCGGCGCTCGATGCTTCCATCCAGGCTGAAATCCTCAACCTTCTGGAACAGGCCCGCAAGGACCGCAACCTCACCTTCGTCATGGTCAGCCACGATCTCGGCGTCATCAGCCATATGTGCGATCGGCTCGCGGTGATGAAAAGCGGCAAGGTGGTGGAAATGCTGGAAGCCGAGGCGCTGGAAAGCCGCGAGTTCAGCGCGGATTATACAAGGCAGCTGCTGGTGGCGAGCGAGGGTTTCAAACGCGCTTGA
- a CDS encoding ABC transporter permease, protein MTDATIAAPTVAATPTQSALADIWKQFRVHKGGVAGLFVFTFILLAVYVGPYIHTVAPNALNVKARNQWPSLAHPFGTDNLGKDMLAQVLAGGRISLAVGITAMLLALFLGTLVGVLSGYFRRLDGPLMRLTDLFLALPLLPLLLVILMLFRDTLRTAFGPETGIFILIVFVIGITSWMHTARIVRGDVLTIKSQEFIMAAKSSGMREYRIIIRHILPNVLSSIMVSATLGIAAAIITESALSFLGLGFPSDFPTWGRLLFDGANFLQLTPSRVLWPGLAISLTVLSVNYIGDAVRDALDPRALKS, encoded by the coding sequence ATGACTGACGCCACCATCGCAGCGCCGACGGTTGCAGCCACACCCACACAATCCGCCCTTGCCGATATCTGGAAACAGTTTCGCGTCCACAAGGGCGGCGTGGCGGGGCTTTTCGTCTTCACCTTCATCCTGCTTGCGGTCTATGTCGGCCCCTATATCCACACCGTTGCGCCCAACGCCCTCAACGTGAAGGCGCGCAACCAGTGGCCGTCGCTGGCACATCCCTTTGGCACTGATAATCTCGGCAAAGACATGCTGGCGCAGGTTCTGGCCGGCGGGCGCATCTCGCTTGCTGTCGGCATCACCGCCATGCTGCTGGCGCTGTTTCTCGGCACGCTGGTGGGCGTGCTATCAGGTTATTTCCGCAGGCTCGATGGGCCGCTGATGCGGTTGACAGACCTCTTCCTGGCCCTGCCGCTTTTACCGCTACTGCTCGTCATCCTGATGCTGTTCCGCGATACGCTGCGCACCGCCTTCGGCCCGGAAACCGGTATCTTCATCCTGATCGTCTTCGTTATCGGGATAACCAGCTGGATGCATACCGCGCGTATCGTGCGCGGTGATGTGCTGACAATCAAAAGCCAGGAATTCATCATGGCGGCGAAATCGAGCGGCATGCGCGAATATCGCATCATCATCAGGCATATCCTGCCGAATGTGCTGAGTTCGATCATGGTCTCGGCCACGCTCGGCATTGCCGCCGCGATCATCACGGAATCGGCGCTATCCTTCCTCGGCCTCGGTTTCCCGTCCGATTTCCCGACCTGGGGGCGGCTATTGTTCGATGGTGCCAACTTCCTGCAATTAACGCCCTCGCGTGTGTTGTGGCCGGGGCTGGCGATTTCACTGACGGTCCTGAGCGTCAACTACATCGGCGACGCCGTGCGTGATGCGCTTGACCCGCGGGCGCTGAAGAGCTGA
- a CDS encoding ABC transporter permease, translating into MLAVLIRRLVSLVITLFAVSLIIYLVMGLLPGDPAAIMLGTSASPDTLAALQKQMGLDQPLPLRYLHWLAGVFRGDLGQSYTYGVPVAGLIIERLAVTLPLALLAICLSVTIAIPLGVAAAKNRNGALDFAAGLFSHVGIAVPGFWVGLLLIIVFSTTLGWMPSGGFPGWSPSFSAGLVALVLPAIALALSQAGVLTRVCRSAVLEVMNEDFVRTARAKGLSERVALWRHAVPNAMIPVVTMIGLQFTFLIAGAVLVENVFNLPGLGRLAYQALTQRDIVVMQSVVLFFSALVIIMNFVVDIAYLFIDPRLRAGAR; encoded by the coding sequence ATGTTAGCCGTCCTCATCCGGCGTCTCGTAAGCCTCGTCATCACGCTGTTTGCCGTCTCCCTCATCATCTATCTCGTCATGGGTCTGTTGCCGGGTGATCCGGCCGCCATCATGCTCGGCACTTCGGCAAGCCCGGATACGCTGGCGGCCCTGCAAAAGCAGATGGGTCTCGATCAGCCCTTGCCGCTGCGTTACCTCCACTGGCTGGCTGGTGTCTTCCGGGGCGATCTCGGGCAATCCTATACCTATGGCGTGCCGGTGGCGGGACTGATCATCGAGCGGCTGGCCGTCACCCTGCCGCTTGCGCTGCTCGCCATCTGCCTGTCTGTTACTATTGCCATTCCGCTCGGCGTCGCCGCAGCGAAAAACCGCAATGGGGCGCTGGATTTTGCGGCCGGGCTGTTCTCCCATGTGGGCATTGCCGTGCCCGGCTTCTGGGTTGGGTTGCTGCTCATCATCGTTTTTTCCACCACGCTCGGCTGGATGCCATCGGGTGGTTTTCCCGGCTGGAGCCCAAGCTTTTCGGCAGGGCTTGTGGCGCTGGTGCTGCCGGCAATCGCCCTTGCGCTGTCGCAGGCCGGTGTTCTCACCCGCGTCTGCCGCTCCGCCGTGCTGGAGGTGATGAACGAGGATTTCGTGCGCACCGCCCGGGCCAAGGGCTTAAGCGAGCGGGTGGCGCTGTGGCGGCATGCGGTGCCGAACGCGATGATCCCCGTCGTCACCATGATCGGCCTGCAATTCACTTTTCTCATTGCCGGTGCGGTGCTGGTGGAAAATGTCTTCAACCTGCCGGGTCTCGGGCGGCTTGCCTATCAGGCGCTGACGCAGCGGGATATCGTGGTGATGCAATCCGTCGTGCTGTTCTTCTCGGCGCTGGTCATCATCATGAATTTCGTGGTCGATATCGCCTATCTCTTCATCGATCCGAGATTGCGGGCAGGTGCGCGATGA